A portion of the Cryptomeria japonica chromosome 5, Sugi_1.0, whole genome shotgun sequence genome contains these proteins:
- the LOC131043295 gene encoding uncharacterized protein LOC131043295 gives MADQTSSNQSNHACRSNLYSETIQRLDKALHCLDQTIHNTPNQSNRDRLVSIRDEITRMIEIVRSYNPYCDIGIQQFYASLSTSVTGNEKWSSISSKVSLGMVHSMFPFYMGRDRVRAYLVTRCTDPIVGPLIYSRWLAAHHRWPHNDELPLYFCKQLYAEVHLHLDVDYTSIPRHAGHGKGRLADKAQYRRQDLPPPIDKRKLVGPNLLFLLKHLKFGETTESTHTPSSCGIFKSIATIANQVDQLTSDTLSRYTLHHQFSVPPTEATSNNYDPSIRANIVSPHDVAQMTGVDELRRLYICLSRDLIDAYRFISEEFGIPLDAVKTHIRRYSDRQRGLGQATTQCSRGHEDVQVDSIAPPKHVSDQV, from the coding sequence ATGGCTGATCAAACTTCTTCTAATCAGTCTAATCATGCGTGTAGAAGTAATTTGTATTCTGAAACCATTCAAAGATTAGATAAAGCATTGCATTGTTTAGACCAAACTATACATAATACCCCAAATCAATCAAATAGAGATAGGTTGGTCAGTATCCGAGACGAGATTACCCGTATGATTGAGATCGTTCGGTCATACAACCCTTATTGTGATATTGgcattcaacaattttatgcatCACTTTCTACAAGTGTTACAGGCAATGAGAAATGGTCATCCATTAGTAGTAAGGTTTCACTGGGCATGGTTCATAGCATGTTTCCATTTTATATGGGACGAGATAGAGTACGAGCCTATTTGGTCACTAGATGTACAGATCCAATTGTGGGTCCACTAATTTATTCCAGATGGTTGGCAGCTCATCATAGATGGCCTCATAACGATGAGTTGCCATTATATTTTTGTAAGCAATTATATGCTGAGGTTCATTTACATTTAGATGTTGATTATACATCTATTCCTAGACATGCTGGACATGGGAAAGGGAGGTTAGCTGACAAAGCTCAGTATAGACGACAAGATTTACCACCACCCATAGATAAAAGGAAATTAGTTGGCCCAAACCTTTTGTTTCTTCTAAAGCATTTGAAATTTGGAGAAACTACAGAATCAACACACACCCCATCTAGTTGTGGCATTTTCAAGAGTATAGCCACTATTGCCAATCAGGTTGATCAGTTAACATCTGACACTCTCAGTAGATATACATTGCATCATCAGtttagtgttcctcccactgaggCCACATCAAATAACTATGATCCTTCCATTCGTGCTAATATAGTATCACCACATGATGTGGCACAAATGACAGGAGTGGATGAATTGCGTAGGTTATATATATGTCTCTCTCGTGATCTAATAGATGCATATCGGTTCATCAGTGAAGAGTTTGGGATCCCACTTGATGCTGTGAAAACACATATCAGACGCTATTCCGATAGGCAAAGGGGCCTTGGTCAAGCAACTACACAgtgttcaaggggacatgaagatgTTCAAGTTGATTCCATAGCACCACCTAAGCATGTTTCTGATCAGGTTTAG